One window from the genome of Rhea pennata isolate bPtePen1 chromosome 16, bPtePen1.pri, whole genome shotgun sequence encodes:
- the CBLN4 gene encoding cerebellin-4: MGSRRRAPALLPALLPALLLALALGGPAARAQNDTEPIVLEGKCLVVCDSNPASDAKGSSSSPLGISVRAANSKVAFSAVRSTNHEPSEMSNKTRIIYFDQILVNVGNFFTLESVFVAPRKGIYSFNFHVIKVYQSQTIQVNLMLNGKPVISAFAGDKDVTREAATNGVLLYLDKEDKVYLKLEKGNLVGGWQYSTFSGFLVFPL; this comes from the exons ATGGGctcgcggcggcgggcgccggcgctgctgcccgcgctgctgcccgcgctgctgctggcgctggcgctgggcggccccgcggcgcgggcgcagAACGACACGGAGCCCATCGTCCTGGAGGGCAAGTGCCTGGTGGTGTGCGACTCCAACCCGGCCAGCGACGCCAAGGGCTCGTCCTCCTCCCCGCTGGGCATCTCCGTGCGCGCGGCCAACTCCAAGGTCGCCTTCTCGGCCGTGCGGAGCACCAACCACGAGCCCTCCGAGATGAGCAACAAGACGCGCATCATTTACTTCGACCAG ATCCTAGTAAATGTGGGCAATTTTTTCACGTTGGAATCTGTCTTTGTAGCACCAAGAAAAGGAATCTACAGTTTCAATTTTCACGTAATTAAAGTCTACCAGAGTCAAACAATCCAG GTTAATTTGATGCTAAATGGAAAGCcagtcatttctgcttttgctggagACAAGGATGTCACACGTGAAGCTGCCACTAATGGAGTCCTGCTCTATCTAGACAAGGAGGATAAGGTTTAcctgaaactggagaaaggTAATCTGGTCGGTGGATGGCAATATTCTACATTTTCTGGCTTTCTGGTCTTTCCTCTGTAA